A single region of the Bacillota bacterium genome encodes:
- a CDS encoding S-layer homology domain-containing protein gives MSRQNFSSISVRALVWALIATIVAGPGLAQAQSWETDFGLYLVGSGNATELRNALSFTDLPTGSTAGAIVRLGAQGVLRGDGSGRFNPGTAVTREQALVALVRLLGWENLVQQAETGGGGGAGTGIGISAWAVGFVSVATARGLTGSDSNRNPIGMAADSEAWTGPATRQEVAAWCVRALELSTGVTGGEGSFTLAAYSDAGEIRPDLVAAVQRALELGLLEPTHPGRLDPQGTVTRGELALILDRLVRMLPPGVSAAWEVGTLESRTMEQEEIAGRPAESALWIMVRPGGSKTALRLSSDQRSQPLSQAVVLNRGQLAYGDVLQPGDNIRYLVQGDRTVPFIEILPAGPVTVNGRIEQLDLLSRRVAIRDAAQVVHYLVFAPTVSVTVGGSPASIADLALGLDVTVTVLDQMVLEVAAGLVADPGAADPPTLEVSGQVRTVDARSLVLVLSDGRTAQYDLSPGTQVTVSGRISTIAAIQPGDQVQIRLPSPTSTWAERITVAGIASHNAELIRGRLGSFSPHGGRLVLTDVQRLNSGIWATAAATMEVPLRPGATLWHENRQIDLAAAAQLTGAEVYVAVGSGFGRQEALRAVIWRGLETAYSGAIDQVNPGLGLIALPRAELVLSPGAIILKDGRLADPYGLKEGDSVQALARRSGGSSLGLVVSVLGQERDHFPGYMVYRGSIDEVGRTAFTLASYQTFSDGSWSSRRRRGSEDLGFSRDTVALSLLAEEPSRLTLEQFRQGFWQDRYDDAEVLVVTEDGDTLGLALWPDGGLDAARLSRGQVTAVTPAETGPERATFGPNLVLRNVANFSTARQIWEHADSHGEGELSAIEALVIKNGRAYSGEALAGGDDIIFLRRGQTVLLAWVKE, from the coding sequence TTGTCGAGGCAAAACTTTTCGTCTATCAGTGTTCGTGCGCTGGTCTGGGCTCTGATAGCAACTATTGTAGCAGGGCCTGGTTTGGCCCAGGCACAAAGCTGGGAAACTGATTTCGGCCTTTACTTGGTGGGCAGTGGGAACGCGACTGAGCTTAGGAACGCCCTAAGCTTCACCGACCTGCCGACAGGTTCGACAGCCGGGGCCATTGTGCGGCTGGGCGCCCAGGGAGTCCTACGCGGCGATGGCAGCGGCAGATTTAACCCCGGGACCGCGGTGACCAGGGAACAGGCCTTGGTGGCCTTGGTTCGTCTGCTGGGTTGGGAAAACTTGGTCCAGCAAGCAGAGACCGGGGGAGGTGGCGGCGCCGGCACCGGCATCGGCATTTCCGCTTGGGCAGTCGGTTTTGTCAGTGTGGCTACGGCCCGGGGATTGACAGGAAGCGATAGCAATAGGAACCCGATTGGCATGGCTGCTGATTCCGAGGCCTGGACCGGTCCGGCTACGCGGCAAGAAGTGGCTGCTTGGTGTGTCCGGGCGTTAGAATTGAGTACCGGTGTCACCGGAGGCGAGGGGTCGTTCACTTTGGCGGCGTACAGTGACGCCGGCGAAATCAGGCCTGATCTGGTTGCGGCTGTACAGCGAGCTTTAGAACTGGGCCTTTTGGAGCCGACACACCCCGGGCGGTTAGATCCACAGGGAACCGTAACGAGAGGTGAACTAGCCTTGATCCTGGATCGGCTAGTACGCATGCTACCACCGGGGGTAAGCGCAGCCTGGGAAGTTGGCACATTGGAGTCGCGGACTATGGAACAGGAAGAGATCGCCGGCCGGCCGGCCGAATCGGCACTATGGATTATGGTCCGGCCAGGGGGCAGTAAGACGGCACTTAGACTAAGCTCCGATCAGCGGAGCCAGCCCCTGTCCCAAGCCGTAGTACTGAACCGGGGACAGCTGGCCTACGGAGATGTCTTGCAGCCAGGGGACAATATCCGCTATCTGGTCCAAGGGGATCGCACGGTTCCATTTATTGAGATTTTGCCGGCAGGACCGGTGACAGTGAATGGCCGAATCGAGCAGCTAGATCTGTTGTCGAGACGGGTAGCTATACGAGATGCTGCGCAGGTGGTGCATTACTTGGTGTTCGCACCCACAGTGAGTGTTACTGTGGGAGGAAGTCCTGCTTCCATAGCGGACTTGGCTTTAGGGCTAGATGTGACAGTTACGGTGCTAGACCAAATGGTACTAGAAGTTGCTGCCGGTTTGGTAGCCGATCCGGGTGCCGCCGACCCACCCACGCTGGAAGTAAGCGGGCAGGTCCGAACCGTAGATGCGCGCAGTCTGGTGCTGGTCCTCTCTGACGGGCGCACAGCGCAATATGATCTGAGCCCGGGCACACAAGTGACAGTGAGCGGCCGGATCAGTACCATAGCTGCGATCCAGCCTGGAGATCAGGTGCAAATTCGCCTACCGTCACCTACCTCCACCTGGGCCGAGCGAATAACCGTGGCCGGCATTGCTTCCCATAACGCCGAGCTGATTCGAGGGCGGCTGGGCAGCTTTTCCCCTCATGGGGGCAGACTGGTGCTCACCGATGTGCAACGCTTAAACAGTGGTATCTGGGCAACTGCCGCAGCTACCATGGAAGTGCCGCTTCGGCCGGGCGCCACCTTGTGGCATGAGAATCGGCAGATAGACCTTGCCGCTGCAGCCCAACTTACTGGGGCCGAAGTCTATGTAGCTGTCGGCAGCGGCTTTGGCCGCCAGGAAGCGCTGAGAGCGGTTATTTGGCGAGGATTGGAAACGGCTTACTCAGGTGCCATCGACCAGGTAAACCCGGGCCTCGGGCTGATAGCCCTTCCTCGAGCCGAGCTGGTCCTAAGTCCCGGTGCAATTATTCTAAAAGACGGGCGCCTGGCCGACCCCTATGGTTTAAAGGAAGGTGACAGCGTACAGGCATTGGCCCGGCGATCCGGTGGCAGCAGTCTGGGTTTGGTTGTTTCGGTGCTGGGCCAGGAACGAGACCACTTTCCGGGCTATATGGTTTACCGCGGTTCCATTGACGAAGTAGGACGAACGGCCTTTACCTTAGCTTCTTATCAGACTTTTTCTGATGGTAGCTGGTCTTCTCGCCGTCGCCGCGGGAGCGAGGATCTGGGTTTTAGCCGTGACACAGTGGCGCTGAGCTTATTGGCTGAAGAACCCTCTAGGTTAACCCTGGAACAGTTTCGGCAGGGATTCTGGCAAGACCGTTACGACGATGCCGAAGTTTTAGTGGTGACCGAAGACGGCGACACGTTAGGCTTGGCGCTCTGGCCGGACGGAGGGCTGGATGCGGCTCGGTTAAGCAGAGGCCAGGTGACGGCAGTAACGCCGGCTGAGACAGGGCCGGAGCGGGCTACTTTCGGCCCGAACCTGGTTCTTAGGAATGTGGCTAATTTTAGTACAGCCAGGCAGATATGGGAGCACGCCGACAGTCACGGTGAAGGGGAGCTTAGTGCCATAGAAGCTTTAGTAATTAAAAATGGCCGTGCTTATTCCGGGGAAGCCCTGGCCGGAGGCGACGACATCATTTTTCTCCGGCGAGGTCAAACAGTGCTGCTGGCCTGGGTGAAGGAGTGA
- a CDS encoding S-layer homology domain-containing protein: MLRKFNTMLCLVMILIILSPLATAASITTTPPLPAVLDVGVQAIISETDSQITANYQEMVFITGEPILATGTVAIRKGKPRDNQMSTTYTYEVENKLHEVKLSRRLTVVTTWQIQGKEITAKNEVSRFTETIRVAGRQYKLDSKRSLLDFSNVTLHEPAVSYFAGNLEGRKVYTIGRNEGEVVVEITSGSTGYRQPWGRVEIQDGYGTIRCELINTETGTIKWNGTFNSQVSHSTKTDLQYVPNEPVQISFPGGFLKTETSEGILRISYDLPRLDEEGVPSGSRRQRGEQTINLTGTPKTERLPVPQYSDVRGRWSENDSVLLGSLGAWGTESRYFHPTATVNRREFALALARALQLEPEEPATTRSSSSNRRNTPPPESPYRDLSAQDADWPYLNVITERGIMEGVAPGYFGPQGKITRAQAVTAFIRALGFENLGPGSSYHTGFADDGDIPLWARNNFAVARQIGLISGDTFGRARPGAYLTREEAASMLARLITYLRSDILRDYRDRILLYH, translated from the coding sequence ATGCTGCGAAAGTTTAATACTATGTTGTGTTTAGTAATGATCCTGATAATATTAAGTCCCCTGGCCACAGCGGCCAGTATTACAACCACACCACCGCTACCGGCGGTTTTAGATGTGGGAGTGCAGGCGATTATCTCTGAAACAGACAGTCAAATCACAGCTAATTACCAGGAAATGGTCTTTATTACCGGTGAGCCGATTCTGGCTACTGGTACCGTGGCTATTAGGAAAGGCAAGCCCCGGGATAATCAGATGAGCACAACTTATACCTATGAGGTGGAGAACAAACTCCATGAAGTTAAGCTCAGCCGTCGGCTGACCGTGGTCACTACCTGGCAGATACAAGGGAAGGAGATTACCGCCAAGAATGAAGTAAGCCGTTTTACCGAGACGATTCGAGTGGCTGGCCGGCAATATAAACTGGACAGCAAACGCAGTTTACTCGATTTTTCCAATGTTACTTTGCACGAGCCAGCAGTATCGTATTTTGCCGGTAACTTAGAAGGACGTAAAGTCTACACTATTGGCCGTAACGAAGGGGAAGTAGTGGTGGAAATCACCAGCGGCAGCACCGGCTATCGCCAACCTTGGGGCCGAGTGGAGATTCAGGATGGTTACGGTACCATCCGTTGCGAACTAATTAATACTGAAACCGGTACAATTAAGTGGAACGGTACCTTCAACAGTCAAGTTTCCCACTCCACTAAGACCGACTTGCAGTACGTGCCCAATGAGCCGGTGCAGATTAGTTTTCCCGGTGGCTTTCTCAAGACAGAAACCAGCGAAGGTATTCTCCGGATAAGCTATGATCTCCCACGTCTTGATGAAGAGGGGGTGCCCTCCGGCAGCCGGCGCCAGCGCGGGGAGCAAACTATCAATCTTACCGGCACGCCCAAAACAGAGAGATTGCCTGTTCCCCAGTACAGTGATGTCCGGGGGCGTTGGTCGGAAAACGATTCGGTGCTGCTGGGCAGCTTAGGGGCTTGGGGAACCGAAAGTCGGTACTTTCACCCCACAGCTACAGTCAACCGCCGCGAATTCGCCTTGGCTCTGGCACGGGCCTTACAGCTGGAGCCAGAGGAACCGGCGACTACCAGAAGCAGTAGCTCTAACCGACGAAACACCCCGCCGCCGGAGAGCCCCTATCGCGACCTCTCCGCCCAAGATGCTGACTGGCCTTATCTTAACGTCATCACCGAGAGGGGTATTATGGAGGGCGTAGCCCCGGGCTATTTCGGGCCGCAAGGGAAAATTACCCGAGCCCAGGCGGTAACGGCCTTTATCAGAGCTCTAGGGTTTGAAAATCTAGGACCGGGCAGCAGCTATCATACCGGGTTTGCCGATGACGGCGATATTCCTCTCTGGGCTCGAAATAATTTTGCCGTGGCGCGTCAGATAGGCCTTATCTCCGGCGATACCTTTGGTCGAGCGCGGCCGGGAGCCTATCTTACCCGCGAAGAAGCTGCATCTATGTTAGCCCGGCTTATTACTTATCTCAGATCCGACATCCTACGCGACTATCGCGACCGGATTTTACTTTATCACTAG
- the mtnA gene encoding S-methyl-5-thioribose-1-phosphate isomerase: protein MQAMRWEDNSLLLLDQTKLPTKREYLHCTDHRMVAAAIRRLAVRGAPAIGVAAAYGMALGALEYQGQDRAELLAHLHNVQAILAATRPTAVNLFWALERIEAKLDQVKNRPVAEIQAALIQEAQLLEQEDVKTNQAIGRHGNTIVPPRARILTHCNAGALATCGYGTVLGVIRAAHEAGKDIHVFADETRPLLQGARLTAFELMEDKIPVTLITDNMAGWVLHQQLVDLVIFGADRIAANGDTANKIGSYSVAVLAKENGIPVFSAAPLSSIDLSLNSGAQIPVEERDPKEITHLGEVQIAPTGVKVFNPAFDITPHRYLDGIITEVGILRPPFELSIRAAFAIKI from the coding sequence ATGCAGGCCATGAGGTGGGAAGACAATAGTTTATTATTATTAGATCAAACTAAACTCCCCACAAAACGGGAGTATCTGCACTGTACCGACCACCGAATGGTAGCTGCGGCCATTCGCCGGCTGGCAGTACGCGGGGCACCGGCCATCGGTGTGGCCGCAGCTTATGGGATGGCTCTGGGCGCCCTAGAGTACCAGGGTCAAGACCGAGCTGAATTGCTCGCCCATTTACACAATGTACAGGCAATACTAGCGGCTACCCGCCCCACAGCAGTAAATCTGTTTTGGGCCTTGGAGCGCATAGAGGCTAAATTGGATCAAGTTAAGAACCGGCCCGTGGCTGAAATCCAGGCTGCCCTTATTCAAGAAGCACAGCTGCTGGAACAAGAGGACGTTAAGACCAATCAAGCCATCGGACGCCACGGCAACACTATTGTGCCGCCAAGGGCCCGCATCCTTACCCACTGCAACGCCGGTGCCCTGGCCACTTGCGGCTACGGCACGGTCTTAGGTGTTATTCGAGCCGCCCACGAAGCCGGTAAAGACATCCATGTATTTGCCGATGAAACACGCCCGCTTCTTCAAGGTGCTCGCCTCACTGCTTTTGAGCTCATGGAGGATAAAATCCCAGTAACTTTAATCACCGACAATATGGCTGGCTGGGTGCTGCACCAGCAGCTAGTTGATCTGGTTATTTTTGGCGCCGACCGCATTGCCGCCAACGGCGATACCGCTAACAAGATCGGCTCTTACAGCGTGGCTGTACTGGCTAAGGAAAACGGTATTCCCGTCTTTTCTGCCGCTCCCTTATCTTCCATCGACCTTAGCCTCAACAGCGGGGCCCAAATACCGGTGGAAGAACGTGACCCGAAGGAGATAACGCACCTGGGCGAGGTGCAAATTGCGCCCACCGGGGTCAAAGTGTTCAACCCGGCCTTCGATATTACGCCACACCGGTATCTCGACGGTATCATCACTGAAGTGGGCATTTTGCGCCCCCCGTTTGAGCTTTCCATCCGGGCGGCTTTTGCGATCAAAATCTAG
- a CDS encoding diguanylate cyclase has translation MTRAMTELLALYDVTSFSYPQTANGLLAELVEKTSRLFGALRVALALPERNGEQAVLTWGFKDSDEVQSCLNRAGDHCLVYDFQPKYLGYLYIECNQPLSPQERRLGLILARTVEGIVGQKKIRDDLKAAEREKAVILDSLAEQLLFIDKNRRIKWANASAAQSVGLTPDQMVGKYCYQTVKGHCGSCDHCLALELLQTGEPKQQVIASSSGRILDVRAYPVRHEDGTFKGVLKTVTDITEQVQAKEALRLSETRYRQIVATLQEGYYELDVTGTITFCNDAACRLLGYEPGALVGKNFRQLVKTPRVAVRMFYHVYVTGQPRQGLVLELKHKMGQLRFAELSITPIKNKSGEVTGFCGVAWDITERKKHEEKLEYLGWHDALTGLFNRARFEQQLKELDDASFPITVLTADLDGLKLINDAMGHPYGDELLKACAGILKRSVRAGDLVARIGGDEFGAILTKSGEEVAEAVIRRIRLALNDHNSTNPRLPVSLSIGVATSYERESLQETFKKADDRMLGDKLHRSIRRKNQLVNALTAALAERDYTTKLHAERLQDLCPKLGRRLGLSEREQADLALLARVHDVGKVGIPDSILFKRGTLSGEERTIMQQHPEKGYRIASSSPDLAHIARLVLCHHERWDGQGYPLGLKGDNIPLECRILALVDAYDAMISNRPYRMAMSQQQALAEIKRCAGTQFDPQLAEEFIQMIRETNPQDFLSESTAGH, from the coding sequence TTGACGCGAGCCATGACGGAATTACTTGCTTTGTACGATGTGACCTCGTTTTCTTATCCCCAGACTGCCAACGGTTTATTAGCTGAGCTCGTGGAAAAGACGAGCCGCCTGTTTGGGGCCTTACGGGTCGCCCTAGCTTTGCCGGAAAGAAACGGAGAGCAGGCGGTACTTACCTGGGGATTTAAGGATAGCGACGAAGTACAGTCCTGCCTGAACAGAGCAGGGGATCATTGCCTGGTCTACGATTTCCAGCCCAAATACCTAGGTTATTTGTACATAGAATGTAACCAGCCCTTGTCACCCCAAGAGCGTCGCCTGGGCCTCATCTTGGCTCGCACGGTAGAAGGGATTGTGGGGCAAAAGAAGATTAGAGACGATCTTAAAGCGGCCGAACGAGAAAAGGCGGTGATACTGGACAGCCTGGCAGAACAGTTGTTGTTTATCGATAAGAACCGGCGCATAAAATGGGCTAATGCCAGTGCGGCCCAATCGGTGGGCTTGACCCCTGATCAGATGGTGGGTAAGTATTGCTACCAGACAGTGAAAGGGCACTGTGGATCATGTGACCATTGTCTGGCCCTGGAGCTCCTTCAGACAGGGGAGCCGAAGCAGCAGGTGATAGCGTCTTCCAGCGGCCGCATTTTGGACGTTCGCGCCTATCCAGTGCGACACGAAGATGGGACGTTTAAAGGGGTTCTAAAAACGGTCACCGATATTACCGAACAGGTTCAGGCTAAAGAGGCACTGCGCCTATCAGAGACCAGATATCGCCAGATAGTGGCTACCTTGCAGGAAGGCTACTACGAACTGGATGTAACTGGAACCATTACCTTCTGCAACGATGCTGCTTGCCGGTTGCTCGGTTACGAACCGGGGGCTTTGGTGGGTAAAAATTTTCGTCAGCTAGTCAAAACACCACGTGTTGCTGTCCGTATGTTTTATCATGTTTATGTAACCGGACAACCTCGCCAAGGCTTAGTTCTAGAACTTAAACATAAGATGGGTCAGCTGCGGTTTGCCGAGCTTTCAATTACACCGATAAAAAACAAGAGCGGGGAAGTCACCGGGTTTTGCGGTGTCGCTTGGGATATTACCGAGCGCAAGAAGCACGAAGAGAAATTGGAATACCTTGGCTGGCACGATGCACTCACGGGGCTGTTTAATCGGGCTCGGTTTGAACAACAGTTGAAAGAGCTCGATGACGCCAGTTTTCCAATTACTGTACTGACAGCCGATTTAGATGGACTTAAGCTGATCAACGATGCCATGGGACATCCCTATGGTGATGAACTGCTCAAGGCCTGTGCCGGCATTCTTAAAAGATCTGTTCGTGCCGGGGACTTAGTTGCCCGTATTGGCGGGGATGAATTTGGGGCTATCTTAACCAAGAGCGGCGAAGAAGTGGCTGAGGCTGTGATTAGGCGCATTCGCTTAGCGCTTAATGACCACAATAGCACAAACCCGCGCTTGCCAGTTAGCCTTTCTATCGGTGTTGCTACTTCCTACGAGCGAGAATCCTTACAGGAGACGTTCAAGAAAGCAGACGATCGCATGCTGGGTGATAAACTGCATCGCAGCATTAGACGGAAAAACCAGCTGGTGAATGCTTTGACAGCGGCTTTGGCTGAGCGTGATTATACTACCAAGCTCCATGCTGAGCGCCTGCAGGACTTATGTCCTAAACTAGGCCGACGACTTGGTTTATCCGAGCGGGAACAGGCCGACTTGGCTCTATTGGCTCGAGTTCATGACGTAGGGAAGGTAGGTATTCCCGATAGCATCTTGTTCAAGCGCGGCACCCTGTCAGGGGAGGAACGAACCATTATGCAACAGCATCCGGAGAAAGGCTACCGTATCGCCAGCTCATCCCCGGACCTGGCTCACATTGCCCGACTTGTCTTGTGTCATCATGAACGCTGGGATGGCCAGGGTTATCCCCTGGGTCTTAAGGGCGACAACATCCCCCTGGAGTGTCGCATCTTGGCCTTGGTAGATGCCTACGATGCCATGATCTCAAACCGACCGTACCGCATGGCTATGTCCCAGCAGCAAGCCCTGGCTGAAATAAAGCGCTGCGCCGGTACTCAGTTCGATCCCCAGCTAGCAGAAGAATTCATTCAGATGATCAGGGAAACCAACCCCCAAGATTTTCTATCAGAGAGTACGGCCGGGCATTAA